From a region of the Candidatus Gracilibacteria bacterium genome:
- the ciaB gene encoding invasion protein CiaB, whose translation MNKQQFEKNIAQIHKLFEANESHFNTLSSGIHKDNEARIILDDFLDHMGLEKNATTRYIASARISDKKCESLDVYLKKNGYSQTQRDAAFDSSYRYVQAYYEKLQDAFLSDITSAGLLSDFYGEIFTTVHKLGKLYSELFLEWNRKLMFEQNRELEARFDDNQEAIIFFLEENNLFDTGHHGELADRCYSVLQKDGETYKSVSYALAFPDIIQKISLSYDQCIAKLETLEDEIYDRKSAYIRYFKATQKALTETNPNNCVKLWSEVDIAWMAIDTPIQPGHLMEYYDDAYRRSVAIEFDLRLSDPSLMESTVAKDVEHMYEAMFDEIGRENFKESYEYSLKNQKQVQLYIGAPVLQYASFLTGAYSAQVVPNDGEVSKVFGKKIFAFPKYILEAQKSAPKMKLDYEMIDREIIKKHTAILEGDENRYYEIYDIETIGHEYGHTLWLTPSSEVTMGEKGLFKNIEEFKATAGGMVAYFIKGGNAELDEDVLVTYLYRSIKMMRYREVEDILPYYCECLIHLHVLFESGILTYRFGKISFHFTSELLQIFKDLLTGTYTQLMFTYLNQMEAGNFLFEFVVKENGVFLPKDAKCRKFVEDYYSKYQEIGNEVMEK comes from the coding sequence ATGAATAAACAGCAATTTGAAAAAAATATAGCTCAGATACACAAACTTTTTGAAGCCAATGAATCTCATTTTAATACCTTAAGTTCTTGAATCCACAAAGATAATGAAGCGCGAATAATTCTTGATGACTTTTTAGATCATATGTGATTAGAAAAAAATGCCACTACGAGATATATTGCGAGTGCGAGAATCTCTGATAAAAAATGTGAATCTCTTGATGTGTATCTTAAGAAAAATGGATACTCACAAACACAGAGAGATGCTGCGTTTGATAGTAGTTACAGATATGTACAAGCATATTATGAAAAACTCCAAGATGCATTTCTCAGTGATATCACATCTGCAGGACTACTCTCAGATTTTTACTGAGAAATTTTTACCACTGTTCATAAGCTTTGAAAGCTCTATAGTGAACTATTTCTTGAGTGGAACAGAAAACTCATGTTTGAACAAAACAGAGAACTCGAAGCTCGCTTTGATGATAATCAAGAAGCTATTATTTTTTTCTTAGAAGAAAATAACTTATTTGATACAGGACATCATGGGGAATTAGCTGATAGATGTTATTCTGTGTTACAAAAGGATTGAGAGACATACAAATCTGTGAGTTACGCTCTAGCTTTTCCAGATATCATTCAAAAAATTTCACTGTCTTATGATCAGTGTATTGCGAAATTAGAAACACTTGAGGATGAAATTTATGACAGAAAATCAGCGTATATTAGATATTTTAAGGCAACTCAAAAAGCACTCACTGAAACAAATCCAAATAACTGTGTAAAACTCTGGAGTGAGGTAGATATTGCGTGGATGGCAATTGATACTCCCATTCAACCATGACATCTTATGGAATACTACGATGATGCATATAGAAGAAGTGTGGCTATAGAATTTGACCTGCGTCTTTCAGATCCAAGTTTAATGGAGTCTACAGTAGCCAAGGATGTTGAACATATGTACGAAGCTATGTTTGATGAAATTGGTCGTGAAAATTTTAAAGAGAGTTACGAGTATTCTCTCAAAAACCAAAAACAAGTGCAGCTCTATATCTGAGCTCCAGTTTTACAATACGCTTCATTTTTAACATGAGCCTATAGTGCACAAGTCGTTCCAAATGATGGAGAAGTAAGTAAAGTGTTTGGAAAAAAGATATTTGCCTTTCCAAAGTATATACTCGAGGCTCAAAAATCAGCTCCAAAGATGAAGCTTGATTATGAAATGATAGACAGAGAAATTATTAAGAAACACACAGCAATTTTAGAATGAGATGAAAATAGATACTACGAAATATATGATATAGAAACCATCGGTCACGAGTATGGTCATACACTTTGGTTAACTCCAAGCTCTGAAGTAACGATGTGAGAAAAATGACTCTTTAAAAATATAGAAGAGTTCAAGGCAACAGCTGGATGAATGGTCGCATACTTTATCAAGTGATGAAATGCTGAGCTTGATGAGGATGTCCTAGTAACCTATCTCTATCGAAGTATTAAAATGATGCGTTATCGTGAAGTTGAGGATATACTTCCTTATTATTGTGAGTGTCTCATACATCTCCACGTACTCTTTGAATCTGGTATTTTGACCTATAGGTTTGGAAAAATTTCATTTCATTTCACTTCTGAACTCCTCCAAATTTTCAAAGATTTACTCACAGGAACCTATACACAGCTCATGTTTACCTACCTCAACCAAATGGAAGCAGGTAATTTTCTCTTTGAATTTGTAGTCAAAGAGAATTGAGTATTTCTCCCAAAAGATGCTAAGTGCCGAAAATTTGTAGAAGATTATTACTCAAAATATCAAGAAATAGGAAACGAAGTGATGGAGAAATAG
- a CDS encoding response regulator transcription factor: MSEDSEGTGLLEEIKLLKRDGKVFEASHISKIELERLQLLSEGLMLKEIAYKQGVSEGAIKQSIVSARKKLKAKTSAETVVIFTRYKIYKALGVYIQ, from the coding sequence ATGTCTGAGGATTCTGAATGAACTTGATTATTAGAGGAAATAAAGCTTTTAAAAAGAGATTGAAAAGTATTTGAAGCATCTCATATTTCTAAAATTGAGTTAGAAAGATTGCAATTATTATCTGAAGGATTAATGCTAAAAGAAATAGCATATAAGCAAGGAGTTTCTGAATGAGCTATAAAACAATCAATTGTCAGTGCTCGAAAAAAATTAAAAGCCAAAACTTCAGCAGAAACTGTTGTGATTTTTACAAGATACAAAATTTATAAAGCCTTATGAGTTTACATACAATAA
- a CDS encoding RecQ family ATP-dependent DNA helicase, which produces MQKNIQTILQNTFGLESFRDRQEEIIENIIAGNDTLVFMPTGGGKSLTYQLPGLVREGITVVISPLISLMKDQVDALRKLGVRAELINSTLSGKEKDDIMYELKYSSQPRYAGDEYSEALSDNNPIKFLYIAPERLNSREFISILKQTKISLIAIDEAHCISQWGHDFRPSYMKIKSFIEELAGEQREFPIVGLTATATQKVRTDIVERLGLTKFTNYISGFDRKNIILVVREISVKEEKQKKIVEIIEKTPGVGIIYCSSRKHVIEVSEYLISKGIKAGIYKGDLSPSAREDEQNKFMNDEYKVMVATNAFGMGIDKKDIRFVIHYNLPGSIENYYQEVGRAGRDGRMSYGIVLASYGDTKIQEFFIDHTYPEKKQILEFYDYLYKDFKTSEGKGTRVAKTYFVMASESGVGNDMIVGSIIKILEKYNIIRRGLEETDSESDFRGRGLTLLQDKRPHSHLMIDWKRQDLLKDESNFKLEQMKRLLFYPSCRKRFILEYFGDTEDLATLGDNCGLCDFCLEGNKFSAEEKEKIVPASTYGLVLETIKKYNEKFGQTLLSKVLHGSSEKRIQDWNLDVYEHFGALKEYSLVGIQALFEALQMEGFIFKTDGKYPLIGVTELGSAAVYKDKYIQNVLSDLNTYVLQKVGKKLSNSNTTTAKKGTSSLKQRLSKGSTYSETHKLFQQKKSIQEISIERELSVQTVESHIITLYTQGEVSLADAMKLVDYEKTKIVKKAIDSDALFENTQLKPIKDALEADGKTDISYFDIKLTIAMMEKGDV; this is translated from the coding sequence ATGCAAAAAAATATACAAACAATACTTCAAAATACCTTCGGTTTGGAGTCATTTCGAGACCGACAGGAAGAAATAATAGAGAATATAATAGCGTGAAATGACACGCTTGTTTTTATGCCTACTGGGTGAGGAAAATCACTCACGTATCAACTCCCAGGTTTAGTGAGAGAATGAATTACCGTTGTTATTTCTCCTCTTATTTCTCTTATGAAGGATCAAGTAGATGCTTTGAGAAAACTCTGAGTACGAGCAGAGCTTATCAACTCAACCCTTTCAGGAAAAGAAAAAGACGATATTATGTATGAGTTAAAATATTCTTCTCAACCAAGATACGCGTGAGACGAATACTCTGAAGCATTAAGTGATAACAATCCTATCAAATTTCTCTATATTGCTCCAGAAAGACTGAACTCAAGAGAGTTTATATCTATTCTTAAACAAACAAAAATTAGCCTCATTGCAATTGATGAAGCGCATTGTATCAGTCAATGGTGACATGATTTTAGACCAAGTTATATGAAAATTAAAAGCTTCATAGAGGAGCTTGCAGGAGAACAAAGAGAGTTTCCTATAGTTGGACTGACAGCTACTGCCACTCAAAAAGTACGTACAGATATAGTAGAGCGACTCTGACTTACAAAATTTACAAATTATATTTCAGGATTTGATCGGAAAAATATCATTCTTGTCGTACGAGAGATATCGGTGAAAGAAGAAAAACAAAAGAAAATTGTAGAAATAATCGAGAAAACTCCTTGAGTTTGAATTATCTATTGTTCAAGTCGTAAGCATGTTATAGAAGTGAGTGAGTACCTTATTTCAAAATGAATCAAAGCATGAATATATAAATGAGATTTATCACCCTCTGCTCGAGAAGATGAACAAAATAAATTTATGAATGATGAATACAAAGTTATGGTCGCAACCAATGCTTTTGGTATGTGAATCGATAAAAAAGATATTCGATTTGTTATCCATTATAATTTACCAGGAAGTATTGAAAATTACTATCAGGAAGTTTGAAGAGCTGGACGTGATGGTCGTATGAGTTATGGTATCGTACTTGCGAGTTATGGTGATACAAAAATTCAAGAATTTTTTATTGATCACACCTATCCTGAAAAGAAACAAATTTTAGAATTCTATGATTATTTATACAAAGACTTTAAAACGTCAGAAGGGAAATGAACTCGAGTTGCAAAGACCTATTTTGTCATGGCGAGTGAGTCTGGAGTAGGAAATGATATGATAGTTTGAAGTATTATAAAAATCCTTGAAAAATATAATATTATTCGCAGATGACTCGAGGAAACAGACAGTGAGTCTGATTTTAGAGGTCGAGGATTAACACTACTACAAGATAAGAGGCCACATTCACATCTCATGATAGATTGGAAACGTCAGGATTTACTCAAAGATGAATCAAACTTCAAACTGGAACAAATGAAACGACTGCTTTTTTATCCAAGTTGTCGAAAGAGGTTTATACTCGAATATTTTGGAGATACAGAAGATCTTGCAACTCTCTGAGATAATTGCTGACTGTGTGATTTTTGTTTAGAATGAAATAAATTTAGTGCAGAAGAAAAAGAAAAAATTGTTCCAGCGAGTACCTACTGACTGGTACTTGAAACAATAAAAAAATACAACGAAAAGTTTGGCCAAACTCTTCTCTCTAAAGTCCTTCATGGAAGTAGCGAGAAAAGAATCCAAGATTGGAATTTGGATGTATATGAACATTTTGGAGCACTCAAAGAATATTCACTTGTATGAATTCAAGCACTTTTTGAAGCACTTCAAATGGAAGGATTTATCTTTAAAACAGATGGAAAATATCCACTCATTTGAGTCACTGAGCTTGGATCAGCAGCCGTTTACAAAGATAAATATATCCAAAATGTTTTGTCTGACCTCAATACCTATGTACTTCAAAAAGTTTGAAAGAAACTTTCAAACTCAAATACTACTACTGCAAAAAAATGAACGTCATCTCTAAAACAAAGACTTTCTAAGTGAAGTACGTATTCGGAAACGCATAAATTATTTCAACAAAAAAAGTCTATCCAAGAAATTTCAATAGAAAGAGAGCTTTCTGTTCAAACAGTCGAATCACATATTATAACTCTCTATACTCAGTGAGAGGTATCTCTGGCTGATGCTATGAAATTAGTAGATTATGAAAAGACAAAAATAGTAAAAAAGGCTATT